In Schizosaccharomyces osmophilus chromosome 2, complete sequence, the following proteins share a genomic window:
- the ppr5 gene encoding mitochondrial PPR repeat protein Ppr5, which yields MVYTKAWFLHNIARQTLGKNVAVHRPPLKLSNMTNWIQQQQAQANLSTSSSSIQNLPEHYYVSEEDYLSFERGFPISIRDPPLSDPKQSISSQNHSKYFDANGISHLSHLPSSLPSVCEPLTPEELANTPHELAYSTSPLSLETPSAMTSPSLDQSCPPSLESSFASLPPSSFSSSENFVSFLQRLSHSDLSIHTFELYKIACDSPGVLNLRAFNTILECMTNNDYYITSSKNMQKLIRVYVDMLNHFLVPDAKTFETVITALCRRAEVIDDRSNFLVSRTSLAQSHIVKDLQTELSDLRSEMPLQTAVFMYTSSLINHGISYSSSFYAYFIDSIARYGTSSQLKSLLENIPFESIQADSHPNLLPALIRAFGKAKRLEVCFQLLQTYNLSDPTSNSDSANVDSWEALMESYFETNHFAEAIKLMESFFKSTAHEQTIPSSVVNCFLRRLSHLGDYKEAAYWLDLALDKIDTYQKDSSVLSFILGAACKAKDVDFAIAFVRKFTLAQYMEEHKVLLQYLQLLVDTNNIDILRLHAYPVINSVSLYTNFNFSTIYKAFVDNGHVSLALRLLKKHVEPRAATPSNIPSVNTTALQLSVLNGFWDILPKSLQNDSEVLIQLLSILESQVNFPQVDFIAPLLHTSVQSINKSTVNLNSFSPRTFGYLLEYAAFNVVQTEGSASSKRDLKELLRVFSSKKYPATFKNVHILLRSFSYLRDDEYLVELVRDNIVSEAVIGFSTDNKGQKILADISQVCYFFDHFQFIDHEVNSNVSKMISGTASERIDANLLFFQFGKLIENSKFLHPEAYPSLISALSKHKQFDAVRRVFEHSKLFYRKIRASSPEKASWFMALVLDSMVLSSSFSRDFRGSSMFCDQMKAIGYIPRASTFAHLINNSTKRGDTDDATTALKIFEETKRHNVKPSVFLYNAVLSKLGRARRTTECWKLFQEMKEYGLLPTSVTYGTVINAACRIGDEALAERLFCEMENQSNYQPRVAPYNTMIQFEVQTMYNREKALYYYNRLCSTDIQPSPHTYKLLMDAYGMLEPVDVTSVEAILELMERTNVKVLPMHYAAYIHILGIVMSDVQAANKCYLIALAKHEAGEIRLDANLFQSQIESLIANDRIIERVQIVSDMKKYGVSLNAYIVNALIKGFTKIGMISKARYYFDLLDCGGMSGKEPSTYENMVRAYLSVNDTEEAVEIVEQLKRKRYPAPVLNRISSLVNNYMLQKPKRRTNHYKPYLHSVSSERNLTPCSQMA from the coding sequence ATGGTGTATACAAAGGCTTGGTTTTTGCATAATATCGCTCGACAAACCTTGGGCAAAAATGTCGCTGTCCATCGTCCTCCTCTAAAATTATCAAATATGACAAATTGGATTCAACAGCAGCAAGCTCAAGCAAATCTTTCTACCTCGTCGTCTTCCATACAAAACCTTCCTGAACATTATTACGTTTCCGAGGAAGATTACTTATCCTTTGAACGTGGATTCCCAATCAGCATCCGTGATCCTCCTCTCTCTGACCCAAAGCAGTCTATCTCTTCTCAAAACCATTCTAAATATTTCGATGCCAATGGTATTTCCCATCTTTCCCACCTTCCATCTTCGCTTCCTAGCGTATGCGAACCCCTAACGCCTGAGGAATTAGCCAACACTCCTCACGAGCTTGCTTATTCTACCTCCCCTCTCTCTTTAGAGACCCCGTCTGCTATGACCAGTCCTTCTTTAGATCAATCTTGCCctccttctttggaatcttcctttgcttctttacCTCCCAGctctttttcctcttcagaaaactttgtttcttttttgcagCGTCTCTCCCACAGCGACCTCTCCATTCACACCTTTGAGCTGTACAAGATTGCTTGCGATTCCCCCGGGGTCTTAAACTTGCGCGCATTTAATACCATTCTTGAGTGCATGACCAACAATGATTATTATATTACTTCTTCGAAGAATATGCAAAAACTAATTCGTGTTTATGTGGACATGCTAAATCACTTTCTTGTTCCAGATGCTAAAACTTTTGAAACTGTCATCACCGCCTTGTGCCGACGTGCAGAGGTCATTGATGATAGAAGCAACTTTCTTGTAAGTCGTACCTCGTTGGCCCAGTCCCACATTGTTAAGGATCTACAAACTGAGTTGTCGGATTTACGCTCTGAGATGCCCTTGCAGACGGCTGTTTTTATGTACACTTCTAGCTTGATCAACCACGGCATTTCTTATTCCAGTTCTTTTTATGCATATTTCATCGACTCAATCGCTCGTTATGGAACTTCTAGCCAGTTAAAATCTTTATTGGAGAACATTCCTTTCGAGTCCATCCAAGCTGACAGCCATCCAAACTTACTTCCCGCTCTCATTCGtgcttttggaaaagcaaagagaCTTGAAGTTTGCTTTCAGCTTTTACAGACTTACAATTTATCCGATCCCACCAGTAACTCGGATAGCGCGAATGTCGATTCCTGGGAAGCCCTCATGGAATCCTACTTTGAGACAAATCACTTTGCGGAAGCAATTAAACTCATGGAgtcatttttcaaaagtactGCGCATGAACAAACAATCCCTTCATCTGTCGTTAATTGCTTCCTTCGCAGACTCTCTCATCTAGGAGATTACAAAGAGGCTGCCTACTGGCTAGATTTAGCCTTGGACAAAATCGACACCTATCAAAAGGATTCTTCCGTTCTCTCCTTCATCTTGGGGGCTGCttgcaaagcaaaagacGTAGATTTTGCGATAGCTTTTGTTCGGAAATTTACACTTGCTCAGTATATGGAAGAACACAAGGTCCTTTTACAATATCTGCAATTATTGGTGGATACCAATAACATCGATATTTTGAGATTACATGCCTACCCGGTAATTAACTCTGTCTCTTTATACACCAATTTTAACTTTTCCACTATCTAtaaagcttttgttgatAATGGACATGTCAGCCTTGCTTTACGCTTGCTTAAAAAGCACGTGGAACCGAGAGCTGCGACTCCTAGCAATATTCCATCAGTGAACACAACGGCTTTGCAACTGTCGGTTTTGAATGGCTTTTGGGATATTTTGCCTAAATCGCTTCAAAATGATTCCGAGGTTTTAATTCAATTGCTATCCATCTTGGAGAGTCAAGTCAATTTTCCTCAGGTTGATTTCATTGCTCCCTTGCTTCACACATCTGTGCAGAGCATAAACAAATCTACAGTGAATTTAAACTCATTTTCGCCTAGGACATTTGGATATCTTCTTGAATATGCGGCTTTTAATGTTGTCCAAACTGAAGGATCAGCTTCCAGTAAGCGAGACTTGAAGGAATTATTACGGGTTTTCTCTAGTAAGAAATATCCTGCCACCTTTAAGAATGTTCATATTTTACTTCGTTCCTTCTCTTACTTGAGAGATGATGAGTATCTGGTTGAACTTGTGCGTGATAATATTGTCTCTGAGGCCGTCATTGGGTTTTCCACCGATAATAAAGgtcaaaaaattttggcAGATATTTCGCAAGTTTGCTATTTCTTTGATCACTTTCAATTTATTGATCATGAAGTTAATTCTaatgtttcaaaaatgatATCGGGTACTGCGTCCGAGCGAATTGATGCTAACTTGctatttttccaatttggaaaattaattgaaaatagtAAGTTTCTACACCCTGAAGCTTATCCCTCCTTGATATCAGCTCTGAGTAAGCACAAACAATTTGACGCCGTCCGTCGTGTATTTGAACACTCAAAATTGTTTTATCGTAAGATACGTGCGTCGTCTCCTGAAAAGGCCAGTTGGTTTATGGCTTTAGTATTAGACTCAATGGTGCTATCATCCTCTTTTTCCCGTGATTTCAGAGGTTCATCTATGTTTTGTGACCAAATGAAAGCTATAGGCTACATTCCTCGAGCATCTACTTTTGCGCATTTGATTAACAACTCCACGAAACGTGGGGACACCGACGATGCTACCACTGCTTTGAAGATATTTGAGGAAACTAAACGTCATAACGTTAAGCcttctgtttttctttataatgCTGTTCTCTCCAAACTAGGTCGAGCTCGTCGTACTACCGAATGCTGGAAGCTTTTCCAGGAAATGAAGGAATATGGTTTGCTCCCTACTAGCGTGACCTATGGAACAGTCATTAATGCTGCTTGCCGAATTGGTGATGAAGCTTTAGCTGAAAGGTTGTTTTGCGAAATGGAAAATCAATCCAACTATCAACCTCGTGTTGCACCTTATAACACCATGATCCAATTCGAAGTCCAAACTATGTATAACCGAGAGAAGGCGTTATACTATTACAATCGATTGTGCTCGACTGATATACAGCCTTCCCCACATACATACAAATTGCTCATGGATGCATATGGCATGCTTGAACCTGTCGATGTTACATCGGTCGAGGCGATACTCGAGCTAATGGAGCGAACTAATGTTAAGGTTCTTCCAATGCACTATGCTGCCTACATTCATATACTTGGTATCGTAATGTCTGATGTTCAAGCAGCTAATAAATGCTATCTTATCGCACTTGCGAAACACGAAGCTGGGGAGATTCGACTGGACGCAAATCTTTTCCAATCTCAGATAGAATCCTTAATTGCTAACGATCGCATCATTGAAAGAGTTCAAATCGTTTCTgatatgaaaaagtatgGCGTGTCTTTAAACGCTTACATTGTAAATGCTCTGATTAAGGGTTTTACGAAAATTGGAATGATCAGTAAAGCCAGATACTACTTTGACCTTTTGGATTGTGGTGGTATGTCTGGTAAAGAGCCTAGTACTTATGAGAATATGGTTCGTGCATATTTGAGCGTCAACGACACAGAAGAAGCTGTCGAAATTGTTGAACAGCTGAAACGGAAGCGCTATCCAGCTCCCGTTCTAAATAGGATATCTTCTCTTGTAAACAATTACATGTTACAAAAGCCTAAGAGAAGAACGAATCACTACAAGCCTTATTTGCATTCCGTTTCAAGTGAGAGAAATTTGACACCGTGTAGTCAAATGGCATAG
- the pdx3 gene encoding pyridoxamine 5'-phosphate oxidase Pdx3, producing the protein MSNSTGSTKEKLIFAPNRYQYTKASLHKEDLEGKDPLLLFNDWFQEASKDSAIQSPESTTLSSARLPSGRVSSRLVLLKELDHRGFIVFTNLETSKKAQDWETNPHASLSFWWESLQRQVRIEGMVERLSREETEEYFQTRPRVSRIGAWASPQSTVIQDRKELEERVRLYKEKFGEDESAFVPAPEFWGGIRIVPLEIEFWQGGQYRLHDRFSFRRENLESDYQLVRLSP; encoded by the coding sequence atgtcaaaTTCAACGGGTTccacaaaagaaaagcttatTTTTGCACCAAATCGCTATCAATACACTAAAGCAAGTCTTCATAAAGAGGACTTGGAGGGTAAGGATCCATTGCTCTTGTTTAATGACTGGTTCCAAGAAGCTAGCAAAGACTCTGCTATTCAATCTCCAGAAAGTACTACTTTATCTTCAGCTCGTCTTCCTTCCGGCAGAGTATCTTCCCGCTTGGTATTGttgaaagaattggatCATAGAggttttattgtttttaccAATCTGGAAACCTCAAAGAAGGCTCAAGACTGGGAAACAAACCCCCATGCGTCTTTATCGTTTTGGTGGGAGTCTTTGCAACGTCAAGTGCGAATTGAGGGAATGGTCGAACGTCTCAGCCGCGAGGAAACAGAAGAGTACTTCCAAACTCGACCTCGCGTGTCTCGTATTGGCGCATGGGCTTCCCCACAGAGCACTGTAATCCAGGATCGTAAAGAGTTGGAGGAACGGGTTCGAttatacaaagaaaagtttggCGAAGACGAATCCGCTTTTGTACCTGCTCCTGAGTTTTGGGGCGGTATTCGCATTGTACCTCTAGAAATCGAGTTTTGGCAAGGTGGACAATACCGTCTGCATGATCGCTTCTCATTTCGCAGGGAAAATTTGGAAAGTGACTACCAATTGGTTCGTTTATCCCCTTGa
- a CDS encoding ARS-binding protein, translated as MPPVRRQAITIAEKKAIRNFYNGFESKPGQKAIKEWFEDTFQKNISQATISTVLSLKYDYLDHTDIVNEGAVKLRPAKFPVLENALAEWRLRMEQQNVSVSSESIRHAAMELWKEIPVYQNQPPPAFSNGWLEKFKKRHPFLTQKEVFTTTSSQLSPQEVLRPVSLQQVSHNSLESAESSSHTHTQNHLPLPNRPPILDDTGSQPVSDVVRIHELKNRYAVRDIYNMDEISFFWKLTPKRIIRKNNVAGVERNKAFVTVTICCNADGTERLPLWIIGYSKEPRAFRAAKIPPHNLNIIWRHNGVAMMSDSIMEEWLRWFDSQMEGRSVLLLLDTSSVHQTSIENIRNSKYPLNNVLVVLLPPNMTSISNPCEQGINKTFKAHYRRFWIYDILLKTEKDINPLHSVNILQAVRWMVDIWDYQIEPATIAGYFRRSGVLGPLLEAEPEPFETSRIVSQLQQTVSRFDPQKTADIENFIDPPEELSQDRNGQLVSQIAAQFLPDRDFETDEDEIIEPSVSLKDASKALDVILKFEQQQDFGDLNFIKTLNVYKKSHNIKIEKSSKMEFINSLF; from the coding sequence ATGCCGCCTGTGAGAAGGCAGGCAATTACCATTGCAGAGAAAAAGGCCATACGAAATTTTTACAACGGATTTGAAAGTAAACCTGgacaaaaagcaataaaagaatggtttGAAGATacgtttcaaaaaaacatcTCGCAAGCTACTATATCGACAGTATTGTCTTTGAAATATGATTACTTGGATCATACTGACATTGTCAATGAAGGAGCAGTAAAGCTGCGGCCTGCAAAATTTCCAGTCTTGGAGAATGCGTTAGCTGAATGGCGACTACGAATGGAACAACAAAATGTGTCTGTGAGTAGTGAGTCTATACGGCATGCAGCGATGGAACTGTGGAAAGAAATACCTGTCTATCAAAATCAACCACCCCCTGCATTTAGTAATGGTTGGCTAGAGAAATTTAAAAAGCGACATCCTTTCCTAACCCAAAAAGAAGTCTTCACCACTACTTCTTCGCAATTATCGCCGCAAGAAGTATTGCGTCCTGTCAGTCTTCAGCAAGTATCCCATAATTCATTAGAGTCTGCTGAATCTTCTTCCCATACGCATACCCAAAACCATCTTCCTCTACCCAATAGGCCGCCTATTCTCGACGACACTGGATCGCAGCCGGTTAGCGATGTAGTACGCATTCACGAGCTAAAAAATCGTTATGCCGTTCGCGACATCTACAACATGGACGAAATATCCTTCTTCTGGAAACTCACCCCCAAACGcattattagaaaaaataatgttGCGGGTGTTGAACGAAACAAAGCATTTGTCACTGTGACGATTTGCTGTAACGCCGATGGAACAGAGCGTTTGCCTTTATGGATCATTGGATATTCCAAAGAACCAAGAGCTTTTCGGGCTGCCAAAATTCCTCCTCATAatttaaatataatatGGAGACATAATGGGGTAGCCATGATGAGCGACTCCATCATGGAAGAATGGCTTCGATGGTTTGATTCTCAAATGGAAGGCAGAAGCGTACTGTTATTGCTGGATACTTCCAGTGTCCACCAGACAAGTATAGAAAATATCAGAAATTCTAAATATCCTCTAAATAATGTATTGGTTGTCCTATTGCCTCCGAATATGACAAGCATATCTAATCCTTGCGAGCAAGGTATcaacaaaacttttaagGCTCATTACCGTCGGTTTTGGATCTACGATATTCTTctgaaaacagaaaaagacaTTAATCCTTTGCATTCTGTAAACATACTACAAGCTGTTCGCTGGATGGTGGATATATGGGACTATCAAATAGAACCTGCTACTATCGCTGGATATTTTCGTCGCTCTGGTGTGCTGGGCCCATTACTAGAGGCAGAACCAGAACCCTTTGAAACTTCACGGATAGTTTCTCAATTACAGCAGACTGTTTCTAGATTTGATCCTCAGAAAACTGCCGACATTGAAAACTTCATCGATCCTCCTGAAGAATTAAGTCAAGACCGAAACGGACAGTTGGTTAGTCAGATTGCAGCTCAATTTCTTCCTGATCGCGATTTTGAAACAGACGAAGATGAAATCATCGAGCCAAGCGTCTCACTCAAAGACGCATCAAAAGCTTTGGATGTAATCCTAAAGTTCGAACAGCAACAAGATTTTGGTGATCTTAATTTCATAAAGACACTAAATGTGTACAAAAAATCCCACAATataaaaatcgaaaagTCCTCAAAAATGGAATTCATCAATTCacttttttga
- the ade2 gene encoding adenylosuccinate synthetase Ade2, whose product MASVTEKGVNVSDEGITVVLGSQWGDEGKGKLVDILCDSVDVCARCQGGNNAGHTIKVNDKTYDFHILPSGLVNPKCVNLIGTGVVVYLPAFFSELNGLINKGLDCTNRIFISDRAQLVFDFHQRADVLNEAELGKQSIGTTGKGIGPSYSTKATRSGIRVHHLYHWDEFEARYRKNVSDLQKRYGAFEYDVEAELARYKDLAEKLKPYVVDSVVFMHNALKQKKRILVEGANALMLDLDFGTYPFVTSSNTTIGGVCTGLGVPPQRIASSIGVTKAYTTRVGAGPFPTEQLNKVGEHLQTVGREYGVTTGRKRRCGWLDLVVVKYSSMINGYTSLNLTKLDILDALPEVKVAVAYVIDGKRYETFPADLGSLENAEIIYETLPGWQTSTVGITRWEQMPENAKKYIQFIEDFVGVPVGFIGVGPGRNEMLIKE is encoded by the exons ATGGCTTCAGTTACGGAAAAAGGTGTTAATGTTTCAGATGAAGG AATTACTGTTGTTCTTGGAAGCCAATGGGGtgatgaaggaaaaggCAAGCTTGTCGATATCCTCTGCGACAGTGTAGATGTCTGTGCTCGCTGCCAG GGTGGTAACAATGCCGGTCATACCATCAAAGTCAACGACAAAACCTACGACTTCCATATCCTCCCTTCCGGACTCGTAAACCCCAAATGTGTAAATTTAATTGGTACTGGTGTCGTCGTGTACCTGCCTGCCTTTTTTAGTGAATTGAACGGTTTGATAAACAAGGGTCTTGATTGCACGAATCGTATTTTCATTTCCGATCGCGCTCAACTCGTTTTTGACTTTCATCAGCGTGCAgatgttttgaatgaagCCGAGTTGGGCAAGCAAAGTATCGGTACCACCGGAAAGGGTATCGGTCCTTCTTACTCTACAAAGGCTACTCGTAGCGGTATCCGTGTTCATCACTTGTATCATTGGGACGAGTTTGAGGCTCGTTATCGCAAAAATGTCTCTGATTTACAGAAACGTTATGGAGCATTCGAGTATGATGTTGAAGCGGAATTAGCCAGATATAAGGATTTGGCTGAAAAGCTTAAGCCTTATGTGGTTGACTCTGTTGTCTTTATGCACAACGCcttgaagcaaaagaagcGAATCTTGGTTGAAGGTGCTAACGCCCTGATGCTTGACTTGGATTTCGGTACTTATCCTTTTGTAACTAGCTCTAACACCACCATTGGCGGTGTCTGCACTGGTCTTGGTGTCCCACCCCAACGCATCGCTAGCTCCATCGGTGTAACAAAAGCCTACACTACTCGTGTTGGTGCTGGTCCTTTCCCCACTGAACAGCTTAACAAGGTTGGAGAACATTTGCAAACGGTTGGCCGTGAATATGGTGTTACCACTGGTCGTAAGCGTCGTTGCGGTTGGCTCGATTTGGTAGTTGTGAAGTACTCATCCATGATTAACGGCTACACCTCTTTGAACTTGACGAAGCTTGACATCTTGGATGCTTTACCTGAAGTTAAGGTTGCTGTTGCTTATGTAATCGACGGAAAGCGTTATGAAACATTCCCTGCTGACTTGGGTTCTCTTGAGAATGCCGAGATTATTTATGAGACTTTGCCTGGTTGGCAAACCTCTACTGTCGGTATTACCCGCTGGGAACAAATGCCCGAAAACGCAAAGAAATACATCCAATTCATAGAAGATTTCGTCGGTGTTCCTGTCGGTTTTATTGGCGTTGGCCCTGGTAGAAACGAAATGCTCATCAAAGAGTAA
- the iec1 gene encoding Ino80 complex subunit Iec1: MSVSSDTSGSVPGSPIELEPEPETICRWQGCNQDLFTLDNLVHHIHNGHIGNRRPKYTCEWDDCPRKGLVQTSRFALIAHLRSHTGEKPFICSIPECDRSFTRSDALAKHMRTVHEADTLRPSDPIPKAHPMHPQNVANAMVQSAREARAQQQQQQGTGVPNENMENWLDAAAMPKSPHDMYHLQKLKLQWVKEERLMLMKHLENVNLKSEQAHNEKEKALDKLVQYVDPSIRR, from the exons atgtCTGTTTCTTCTGATACTTCAGGATCAGTACCGGGTTCACCGATCGAACTAGAGCCCGAGCCAGAAACGATTTGTCGTTGGCAAGGATGCAATCAAGACTTATTTACGCTTGACAATTTAGTCCACCATATCCACAATG GTCATATTGGGAATCGTCGACCAAAGTATACGTGTGAATGGGATGACTGTCCTAGAAAAGGACTAGTGCAGACTTCCAGGTTTGCCTTGATAGCTCACTTGCGATCACATACAGGAGAAAAGCCATTTATTTGCTCTATTCCCGAATGTGATCGTTCATTTACGCGATCAGATGCTTTAGCAAAGCATATGCGAACTGTGCATGAGGCTGATACACTTCGGCCATCTGATCCCATTCCAAAAGCGCACCCCATGCATCCTCAAAATGTCGCCAATGCCATGGTACAAAGTGCAAGAGAGGCTAGAGCACAACAGCAGCAGCAACAAGGTACAGGAGttccaaatgaaaacatGGAAAACTGGCTGGATGCTGCAGCTATGCCAAAGAGCCCTCATGATATGTATCACTTACAAAAACTAAAACTCCAGTGGGTGAAGGAGGAACGGTTGATGTTGATGAAGCATTTAGAAAATGTCAACTTGAAGTCGGAACAAGCTcacaatgaaaaagaaaaagcacTTGATAAGCTGGTACAATATGTGGACCCTTCTATACGCAGGTAA
- the spe1 gene encoding ornithine decarboxylase Spe1, translating to MPAITEKNLFTSESLRTTELLGHVNAINSVSTWSSSDHSRQAVGEAFKRMITELEQTSHAQGEPLDADAFFVADLHTVYRQLIRWHTKLPRVQPFYAVKCNPDPHVLALLNKFGTGFDCASKGEIEQVLNMGVPSEKIVYANPCKAITYIRYSAAKGIDLMTFDNADELYKVKQHHPNARLLLRISTDDSGSLCRLSLKFGASLEDTGSLLDLAKSLDLNVVGVSFHVGSGSYDPSAFLDAIRRSRFVFDQGLDRGFKFDLLDIGGGFSSDTFDSVADLVRPALDTYFDSSVRIISEPGRFFVAGAFTLAVNVIAKRKLADEEKVMYYVNDGVYGSLNCILFDHQHPVARVLKKGSQYLYNTHLSTGNHHCSIWGPTCDSLDAIASDARLPYELNVGDWIYFDDAGAYTVAAASCFNGFKTSRIVYLETDILD from the coding sequence ATGCCTGCTATTACTGAGAAGAACCTTTTCACTAGTGAGTCGTTGCGTACGACGGAATTACTTGGCCACGTTAATGCAATCAATTCTGTGTCGACGTGGTCTTCGTCTGATCACTCTCGTCAGGCGGTTGGTGAGGCGTTTAAACGGATGATTACTGAGCTTGAGCAAACATCCCATGCCCAAGGAGAGCCTCTTGATGCtgatgctttttttgtagcAGACCTGCATACTGTTTATCGCCAACTTATCCGCTGGCACACAAAGCTTCCCAGAGTTCAACCATTCTACGCTGTGAAGTGTAATCCCGATCCCCATGTGTTAGCGTTGTTGAATAAGTTTGGTACTGGCTTTGACTGCGCTTCCAAGGGGGAGATCGAGCAAGTATTGAACATGGGCGTTCCTTCggaaaaaattgtttatgCTAATCCTTGCAAAGCTATCACTTATATACGTTACTCAGCTGCAAAGGGAATTGATTTGATGACTTTTGACAATGCCGATGAACTTTACAAGGTCAAACAACATCATCCCAATGCTCGTTTATTACTTCGCATTTCCACTGACGACTCTGGTAGTCTTTGCCGTTTAAGTTTGAAATTTGGTGCTTCTCTAGAAGACACTGGTTCTTTACTTGATTTGGCCAAGTCATTGGATTTGAACGTTGTAGGTGTCAGCTTTCACGTTGGCTCCGGTAGCTATGACCCATCGGCCTTCTTGGATGCTATTCGTCGATCTCGGTTTGTCTTTGATCAAGGTCTCGATCGAGGCTTTAAGTTTGATCTCCTCGATATTGGCGGTGGTTTTTCCAGTGATACATTTGACTCAGTTGCCGACTTAGTGCGTCCCGCTTTAGATACCTACTTTGACTCATCCGTTCGAATCATCTCTGAACCCGGCCGGTTTTTTGTTGCTGGTGCTTTTACCTTGGCCGTGAACGTAATTGCGAAGCGTAAGCTCGCGGATGAGGAAAAGGTTATGTATTATGTTAATGACGGCGTTTATGGAAGTCTAAATTGCATCTTGTTTGATCACCAGCATCCCGTTGCCAGAGTATTGAAGAAAGGAAGTCAATATCTTTACAACACGCATTTGAGCACCGGTAACCACCATTGCTCTATATGGGGACCTACCTGCGATTCATTGGATGCTATTGCTTCCGATGCACGCTTACCCTATGAGCTGAATGTTGGTGATTGGATTTATTTCGACGATGCTGGTGCTTATACCGTGGCTGCTGCCAGTTGTTTTAACGGTTTTAAGACTAGCCGTATTGTATATCTTGAAACTGATATCCTCGATTAA